Proteins found in one Candidatus Binataceae bacterium genomic segment:
- a CDS encoding NAD(P)-dependent oxidoreductase gives MVLITGGMGFIGLHTARKLLDAGQNVVITRYRTWREPDFIKHEYGKRVMVESLDISNPFDCIDLIRKYQVDAILHLAVPGLGALSPAEDFRTNMSGLINILEAGRLTGARRIAIASSTAVYHHVMEGPFREDLPLPLESAYPTEAYKKVFEILSQHYAARSKVDVIALRIGWIWGPLYHSMANLPSRMVHGALKSGKVDLSGGPGGVPFEEDGQDFCYVKDCAKGLAMLMMAPKLNHRVYNVGWGSKLTNAMLRDAVIKAVPGAEIPLRPGRGPGFKPNAFVDSTRLREDTGYQPDYTLESAVAEYVAWLKEGNQY, from the coding sequence ATGGTTTTAATCACCGGAGGAATGGGGTTTATCGGACTCCATACCGCGCGCAAATTGCTCGACGCCGGACAGAATGTTGTGATCACGCGCTACCGCACTTGGCGTGAGCCGGATTTCATCAAACACGAATACGGCAAGCGAGTGATGGTGGAAAGCCTGGATATCTCCAATCCCTTCGACTGTATCGACCTTATTCGCAAGTATCAGGTCGATGCGATCCTGCATCTGGCGGTCCCTGGTCTGGGCGCGCTTTCGCCCGCCGAGGATTTCCGCACCAACATGAGCGGCCTGATCAACATCTTGGAAGCAGGCCGACTGACCGGCGCCCGCCGGATCGCGATCGCCAGCTCCACCGCGGTTTATCATCACGTCATGGAGGGCCCGTTCCGGGAGGATCTACCCCTGCCACTGGAATCAGCCTATCCGACTGAAGCCTACAAGAAAGTCTTCGAGATCCTGAGCCAACATTACGCCGCCCGCTCCAAAGTTGATGTGATCGCCTTGCGAATCGGCTGGATCTGGGGGCCGCTGTATCACAGCATGGCCAACCTCCCCAGTCGGATGGTGCATGGGGCACTCAAAAGCGGCAAGGTAGACCTGTCCGGCGGCCCGGGAGGTGTACCCTTCGAGGAGGACGGTCAGGACTTCTGCTACGTCAAAGACTGCGCCAAAGGGTTGGCCATGCTGATGATGGCGCCCAAGCTCAACCATCGCGTGTACAACGTCGGATGGGGCAGCAAGCTGACCAATGCGATGCTGCGTGACGCGGTGATCAAGGCGGTGCCGGGCGCGGAAATCCCCCTACGCCCCGGCCGTGGCCCAGGCTTCAAACCCAACGCCTTCGTCGATTCCACTCGCCTACGAGAGGACACCGGCTATCAGCCTGA